The DNA region TGAACGGCAACCCCAGGCTTTGGATTTTCGGCTTGATGGTCCCGGCAACCCCCAAGTCCATGATCAACACATGGTCCTCGTCATGCTTGATCTCCTGCTCCAACGCTCCGCGCAATCGCACCAAGCGCATTTTCGACAGCTGGCACTGAAATATGGAGAACTGCAGCCATTCACCATATCCCTTCATAATCTTGAACACCTTGCGCCATCTGCGGCCGCTGCGGATGTCGTAACTGACAATATACAGGTGCTCGTCCATGATCACCTCGTCATGAAGCAGGGATATTCGTTGATCTCCCCACTCAGATAACGCACCAGAAGTCTGGCCTGAACCTCAAGCAACCGCCTGTACGAAATGCGATACTTGAATATCGGATGCGTCACTTCCTGATTCATGCGGCGTTCAAAGGCGCGGATGAACGATTTGCGCCCCTTGTCGGTCAGATTGCAGCTGCCGGCCGCTTGGACGAAATCACCGGTCTGAACCTCACCGTTGTTGACGACGGTAATGACGACAGAGTCCGCAACGAGGGGGCGAAATGGCTCCATCATGTCCAGGGCGAGGGCCGGCCGCCCGAACCTGGGTTGGTGATAAAAACCCCGATACGGATCAAGGCCTACGGCCGACAGGGCTACGCTCAATTCGCGCACCAGCATGGCGTAGGCAAAGGAGAGCATGGCGTTGACCGGATCCTTGGGCGGTCTTCTGTTGCGGCTGACGAAGTCGAATCGCCACGAGTCGGGCCCATCCGATTTGAACATTGCCGCAAACAGGCCGAAGTACCGGCTCGCCGCCGTGCCCTCATGTCCGAGCAGACTTTCCAGATTCGATGCGGTCCGGGCCATGCGGACATCCCGCCCCAGCCCCTCCAGCGCATCCTTCGGAGCGCCCTCCCCCCGATGATTCCGGCGCAACAGGGTCCGGCTGTTCGCGATCTTGGCCGCCACCAGGGACCGCGCCAAGCCCAGACACATGGCCTGATCGAAACTCGCGCGGTATTGCGCCGTCCGCGTCTCAACGTTTCGGTGTCCGGTTCCAACGGTATGTCCAAGAAACCAACCGCCATAGCTCAGGTACGTGACCGGAATTTCCCTTCGGAAGCACTCGTGCAAGGCCGGCGTGGTCAGCATGGAGCTGCCGAACACGGCCAACTGGCTGACCTCTTCCAGACGCGCTTCGGCCACGATCTCCCTGTTTTCCTCCACCAACAGACGCATGCCGTTCTTGCGGATATACGCCTTGGGCGACTGCACATAGAGCGGCGAGGCCTGTTCCACTCCGGCGAAAATGGGACGGATCGCCATCTCCCTGCCCCGAAGGAAGCCGGTCTCGTCGGGGAGGCAGATGCCCACGAGTGAACAATGCGGACATTTCGGACTGTCAATCAACGGTTCCGGAGCCATGGCCTGCCCGGCCAGCAAGGCGAGTTCGGCTATGGATCTGCGGGTCAGGGCTTCGAGGTCATCGTCGAATTCCACCCGTACCCGCTCCTTGGATGCGACAAAATACAACACACCGCCGTCGCAGTGAAAACCATGTTCGCGGAGCAGGAGCCCTTGGGCGCACAGCTGCACCCGCTCCGGGTCATAGGCGCCCTTGGACGTGTGCGGACGTTTGCCGCGCTTGTAATCCACCGGGACGACATCGCTGCCCCTGCCTTCGACCAGATCCATCTTGGCCGTGATGCCGAGGGATTCGCTCGACAGACTCACGGACCGGGCATGGATGGTTTGCTCCTCAGTCAGCGGCTCGTGGAGCGGCTTGCCCGGAGTATCGACGCGTCTATGCTTGATGACGCCGTCCGTCGTGAATTCGTTGTGGGCGAATTCCGCCTGAACCCACATGAGATGGGCGAGTCGGGGGCAGTACACGTATTCGTTGAGCATGCGGACGGGGATGAGAGGTTGTTCGATCATATGTGTTTCCTGAATACGCAGAGAAGGTTTGACACGCGCTGCGAGCATGCGTACATGTTTTCTGTACAACTTAACGGGAGGAGTCCCATGCTGCAAACCACCTACACCGACGCCCGCGCCAATCTGGCCAGCCTGTGCGACGAGGTCACCGAAAACCAGGAAATCGTCGTCATCCGCCGCCGCAAGGGGAAAAGCGTGGCCATGATAGACGCGGCGGAGTTGCAAAGCCTGGTCGAAAGCGCGCACCTCATGCGCTCGCCCAAAAACGCCGAGCGCCTACTTGCGGCCCTGGACAGAGCCCTCAAGGGCCAGGGCGAGGCGTCGGACATCAACCGGCTGAAGACGGAGACGGGCCTTGCGGAATAAGGACCGGATAGCGGTCTTCCAGTCCGAGTTCCGCGAAGACCTGCGCCACTGGGTGCAGACCGACCGCCGCGTGGCCCTGCGCGTCCTGGAACTGGTCGAAGCCGTCATGCGCGACCCATTCCAGGGCATCGGCAAACCCGAACCCCTCAAATACCTCGCCCCCGGCGTCTGGTCCCGCCGCATCACACAGGAGCACCGGTTGGTGTATCTGGTGCGGGATGATCGGGTGGATTTTGTGCAGGGGCGGTATCATTATTGAAGGCAACAGCGCTCAATACAGAGGAGAAAACAAACCCAGACCAAAATGACTCCCGTAGCCCAAACAAATCGGACCACGAACCGGTTCATTGAACTGAATCCGAACCGAAAAACTGCAATCCACCGGCGGTTGAGGGCCGAATTTCCTTTTACGCGAAAAATGTCTTTGCCTGAGCAGTATGGGGTGACCACGCGGATCAAGCAGTTCTATTTCCACTGGAACAGGTAGCCCCCTCGAATCGCACTCTGCCATAATTTGCCCTTGCAAAGTGTTCCTGCCAGATTTTTTCAAATAACGTGGCGGTACAAAAGGCGTATGAGACATCCAATCGCAAGAGGGCTGGAGCCCCAGACGCATCTGTAAAGCTTCTCCATATTCGCCGGGAAGTCCGATAAGCTCTTCCACCTCACGGCAGGTTGCTGCTATGGCAATATGCAATGACTTCAAGCCTTTTGAGAAGGAATTACGCAGAGTTGCAAAAGCCCTTTCCGCCTGTGCGTCCAAACCCGCTGGAGCCCAGATTGTGAAGTGATCCAAGTGCCCATCATCATCCAGGTCAAGAGGTAGGATATGGGCATGCTCATGCATCCCTTTTAATGGTGAGGCGTTTTCATCACATCCAGACAGGACGGTGTGATGCTGGCCAATTTTGCCAAGCACGAGTTTGTGCAACCGTTCCCCATGAATGAGCGTGTGGACCACTGGCGGCAAGGCATGCTTGTTTCCCTGTGCCGTTGCCATGGCTAGAACTATGATTTTGACGGAAGGACTTGAACACGCCTTGGATGTGACCATGGGCTGAATCTGCAAGGCATCGCTCTTCCGCCAATACAGCACGCGTTTACTGCCAGGGGCTTGGATCCATCTGTACTGCTTCCAGTCCGCAGTATCCCAGTGCAGAGCGTCAAAAAGACTCTTAGGGTACGGCTTCATGGCCTTTTCCAGTGCAGATTGCCGTGCTTTCTGGATTTTCTTCTCTTCCTTTGATAGCTTTGGCTTGGTTTCATCAACAAAATCGAAATGCCGAATGACATCGTCACGGGCCTGATTTATCCAATTCTCATAATCGTCAAACGAAAGTGGCACGAAAACGGAAACCTGCTCCCAGCCAAATCCAGGAGCACTATCATTGGGATAACAATTTGGCATCCACATGACTGGACTGGTTTTTTCAAGACGAGCTTCAACCCAGCTTTCAGCACGCCCCAGATACCCAAGATGGTCGGCAAGCGCGGCGAGCAACTGAATTTCTTCCTCAGTCAACTCCACGTCCCAGCTTACAGCCAAGCACCCGGCGTCAATCTGCGCCCATGTATCGAAGACCAATGTGCGTTTTTCCGCACGGCCTTCATTCACAGGCATGTAATGCCGAGTATGAGCACCAGTCGCAGCAGGCAGCATATATGTAGGCATCACGCTGGCCAATTTTTCAAACAAAGAACGAACCGCGTCAGGAAGACTTTCGTAACTCCATCCGCATTTCGTGTACCCGACGCTAAGAAGCGCTCGTAGCAAACGCCAGGGTGACGGTGGCCATTCAATCAGCCCTTCGTTGACGTGATGCCCCCAAGGCGTGGCGTGGTAACGCCTGCCGGGGAAAGTCATAATTATTGTTGGCATGGCTAGTTCTCGTCAGGTTCAGTTTGCTCGCCGCCTGCGCTTTCACCTTTGTCTTTACCCTTTTTGAGTTCATCATTGAATGTGACGACTGTTATCTTCATGTTATCTTTGCATGCAGCAATGGCCTTAGTGAGTTCGCTTTCTATTTCTTCGACATTTGGTAGAATAAAACCGGATGGCTTTGTCGCCGCAATAACATCGTTCACAACTCGCAAATCACAAGCCGTGCGTAATCGAAGGTCGCTATTAAGCAAAACTCTAATTTTATACAAAGCAAGTGTGATCAAGAGCTTTGTGACATCTTCGCCAAGCCCATATCCACGGATCTGCGCTAAATCGACCTTTGCATATAGGGTAATAAAATCTGCAGTATATTCATCGCGTGCAAATGGAACGTTACCAAATCCACTTTTAGTATCTCCAGAAGGATTGACATGGTCATTTTTTACCCCACCAGATGCTGCAACCCGTACGCCGTCTGCTTCTATAAATGCCTCGACAGATCGAGATAAACGCAACCTTCCCCCTGCAAGTTCTTTCTTCGCCAAAAAGACACCGTGCAGAAGGGAACAAATATCATACTTGAGCAACAGCTTGGAAAGCTTGCTACGATTGATCGGGCCTGTTTCCAAGACATCCAATTCACTCTTGATTTGGTTAAAAAATGTTTTGTCGGAACCTTCGAGAATATATGGACTGTTGATACGATGAGATTCAAGAAGCGAGTCCGTCAAAAATTCTTCGCCTCGTTTAACGCGGATATGCGACAGGCCAAGCAAAGCTGTCTTCACATCATTTTTGGTTTCGTCCCAGATCGTCAATTCCAGTCTATTGGCCATGCTTTGTGCACTTTCAACAAGCAGCGACGGACCATATTTGGTTGAAAACGTGGCCGCACCCAAGGCAGGAAAGCCCGTAGGCTGGAAGCGATGCCCCTGCAGTGGTTCAAGGGGAATCGAGAACAGCAGACGATTCACGCCATCAAGAGCAGAAAGATCCAAAGTCATGACATGTACTCCTTATCAGATGAAGTGTTGGGATCAATTCGAGACACGAAATTTGCCAAGTAATTCTTTGATACCGGAAACGCCAAAGCCGCCGCCCAGAGTCGAGCTGTTTGTGGTGAAACAGTTGCAAATTGGGCAATTGTATGCACACCAGCTGCCCGCAGTCGCCTTTGGGCAATAGAGAATGCAGATGTTGCATCGCCGCTTTCCAGCCTTCGAATGATGGCCGGATCAGCTCCAACAACCTGACCATTCGGCAAGACCCAAGGACTGTGGGCAACTCGAATGGCTAGCCACGTATCACTAGGGTAGTCCAATGGAAACATTGAAATGGACGGATGAAATGCGTTCCACATGCGAAGATCTAACGCCATAAATGCACGAGCCAGCAACATCGTCCTTTGCAGGTCAACTTCTCCGGCCAGCACGCGGCACAAGTCCGCTGGTTGCGCTGAAGCGCCCCGCGTAGGAATCAGAGGAAAGAGCCGCCCACCGTTTTGTGCAGATTCGACCATGCGCCTCTTCATAACCGCGATGGCGTCATCAACAGCGTCCCGTCCAAATGCAACCACGTCAGGCTTCTTATCCAAACGGGGATTCATGGTATCACCGTTCGTGGCAAACCGTGTTTGCGTTTTGAGTGGCAACCAGTGGCGACGAACCCCATCAAAATTACTGGACGAATTTTGAAACGAACCTTGGAGAGCAAAGGCCAAAGCAAGCCTAAATTCTGGAGAATTATCATTGGCAGCACTGACCCATTCCGGCCGTAATGGCGGAATTGGGCCAGAATGAAAGCCATTTCCGGTTGCCATGACAGTTTCAAGATCCGTCATGGCGATAAGTACTTGCTGCCAGAGAGAGGGGTCTGATGGACGCGCAGATAGATCAAATAGTTTGTGTCCGAGATTCTGCTCAATTTGAAGCAATCTTGACGCAGCCTTTTTTTGGTGCGCATTCTTTCTTAATTTGGAAATCCAGTTGTTCTTTTCTAGGTCATCAGTGCATGCAAGGATGGGCAAATGTTTTTCAGGAACCCTATAGCGCCCCAATGGTACTGCAAAATGCGTCGCAAGATTATTTCTTTGAAGATATCCATAGCGGATAAATTCAGAGATTCCCTGACGAATTCCGCGGTCTGTGATCGCACGGACCATGGCCCATCCGTCGTCCGCTCTACGCCGTTTGGAAGCGGCCCTCCCTTCAACAAAAATATGAGCCAGCTCTTGGTAAGTCATGGGAGATGGCCAGAGTGGAAACCACTGCTCTCCATTTCCAGGAAGTTCTTTGCCCTTATTCATCTTTATTTCATCAATTCGCGATTCGCCAGCGTATCCATATGCTGATCCAGATATGTAAAATGGAGATGACATCCAGCGAACACTGTCAGTCGTATTCCTAGAAGTTATTCCAGAACGAATCAAACATGCGCCTTCAAAAGAAAGAAGAATGTCCCATGGATTAATGATTCCCTCAGGAACAAACTGTCCAACATTTTGATCCCAACTGCTATTACATAAGTTGTGCCCAAAAAGCACTTGCTCTAGGGAAGCGTCCAATTTTGGATCTAAAATACATTTTTTGATGGCGGCCATATAAGCAGAAGTATAGCTACCGCTCCCTTCATTTCCTCCTGTTCCAAAAATTGCAGGATGCATAATATCAATACGATCACCCGAACCGACTATTGATGATACCGTGTCCATCCAAAGAATTGATTTTCCACGAACAGAATTTCTTAGAGACAAAATAAATTTGCCTTTCAATTCATCTTTTGGCTTTTGTTCACCTGCAACATCCCGAATTATTTTTTGAATAAGAATTATTGTATTTCTGTATGTTTCGAAACGAGGCGAATCTGAAGCAACTATAGAATCGAGTACTTCACGTGCTGATTTTTCAGAACTTCCATTATAAAAACCAGATCTTCCTCCCCAAGGATTGAAAATTGGAGTCGGCTCATATTTTTCACGGAAAAATGAAATGATCGCATTCATATCAAACGTTGTTGAAATGGAAAAACAATTCCCTACCCACCAGCCTCGCACATTTATATCAAGCTGTTCAGCTAAAAGACGTAATATACCCAAAGCCTTCAAATAATTTATTAGAGGAGTAGGCGCACACCCATCAAGCTTATACACATGTATCATTGTCCACCTCCCAACAACGGATCCTTAATGACTCGTGTAGAAGCTCTTTGATCAGCAGCCCGCATAATCGCCTCCAACCAAGCCATGTTAAAGTGCCCGATGGTGACTAAAAGATTCAAAATTCTCTCAGTCCATCCAAGTCCAGTATGCGGATTCAAGCCAGCAGCAGACGGAGCCAGATCAAGGCAACATTCCCTCACTTCGGAAAGTTCTTGTTCCTTGGTGTAAAGAGGAATTGAAGGTAGGGTCGCCCCGTCCATAACACCCCGGATCCAAACTTTGCCGTCTTTGTGTTTTTGATCAGCGGGGCAGGGATGCCACACAAGGCGAATTTTGCCGTGATGAGCACAGACCAAATAGAGAAGCAGATTAAAATCCTCGGCATCCAAATCAAGAATTTCCCGTTCTATATCAGTTGGTGGCAGCTGTACCTCAGGCACAGGGGCGACAGTCATGCCCGCAGCATCAAGCAACTCTTTCCATGGTCCCAACAACGCCTCATGATTTTGATCATGCCGTTGGAGTATCGCAAACAAAGCGAGTGTGCTTGCCAGTTCATGCCGCAGGCCTCGCGGGCGCTGTCTTGTATTCCAGTATAATTTTGGAGCCTTAGCGATGTCAGTCCGGGCATGGAAGATACTATCCCTTGCGCGTTGAATCTGAAGCTGGAAGTCAGGATAGGCTTTTCCGATGTCATGAACTCGTCCAGCCAAGTGAAAGATATGGGCCAATTCTGAAACCAGCATTTGGGCAATATCACGGGCCTCTTCTGCGACCGCCAAGCTGTGACCAGCGATGGTTTGCCAGCCTGTTTGACTCAAAGAGTCATCATCCTGAGCAGAATCGGCCTTATTTGCATCCGTGACGGGTTGGCCTGCAAGCGAAACAACATGCTTCATTGATGCAGGAGACCACCCGCATGCTGTGTCGTAACCACCACAGTTCGCTGCAACCAGTACTGTTTGACCGGGATATAAGTATGTACTTCGAGCTGTCCGCCATACTCCCTCCTGCCAGTCCCAGACCCAGGCACGATTTCCAGCAGCAAGCCTTTGCGTTTTGCCGCACAACCATTCCCTGGCACGCATAAACGGCACGGCGCATAATTCTTTTCGTGTCGGTTGAATGCTATCGGCGGGTTGCTCTTTTGGAGGTATGTCTACCCAAAATACGTACAGATCCCGCTCATCACCCGAGCGGATGAAGCGACTGATGTCGATGTCGGCACCACTCAAATCCGGAGAAGTGTCAAATAACTCCTCGATTTCATGGCGGAGCAGGAGGTGTGACGGTTCGTAAGGATAAAGATCGCGAATATTGGCGTACGCTTCTTCAAATTCTTCGAGGCTCTTAGGTGACACGTCTTGAAGATCGCTCAAAGCTGTCCGAGCTGCGGCCAATTCTTCGGGACCATACGGCAGTGCCTTTTTGATATCGTCAGGTTTATCTGCGTTAAAATCTACAACAACAACCTGTGCTGCACCTCCCCAACGAGCGCAGCGTCCAAAACGCTGTACAAGACTGGACCAAGGTGCGAGTTCCGTGAAAAGCAGAGTCGATGACATATCCACGCCAGCTTCAATGACCTGAGTTGCCACAATGATGCGGTCCGTTCCGGGAGTGCAAGCAGCCTTATTCAAAAATTCTTCGCGCCATGATTCGCGTTCACTAGGACGAAAACGGCTGTGCACCAAACGAAGAGTTTCTGATGCGACGTTACCCAACAGCTCTTGGTATACCTCCACGGCTCGATCCACAGTGTTCATAACGACAAGCGTTGGCGCGCTTCTACTCTTATCGCGTTCAACATGTGCCTTGTGGACGCTTCTTGCCAGTTCCTTGGCTGATTTCATAGATATCGTGCGGCATGTTTTGCGAACATCCCAAAGGTTCCCGCTACGCTCAGGAGCAGGTATTGTTGATACTGGCATGCCCAGCATCAGATCTTTGGTATCCGGGCTGGTGCAAAACCAATCGGGTTGCAGCGTTGCGCTCATCCACCAGCTAAACGTCGGGCGCAACATTTTTGCTTCACAATCGTCATCGTTGCGAAATGCCTGAAGCTGAAAAGAAGTCGCCAAGCCGACATCCATGAGTTGCACTTCGTCCATGATCCAGAGTGTATCACTATTGAGAAGGCCGAATTCCATGGGCCATCGAGCTCGCGAAGCTGCATAGCCTCGGTTTAATGCGCGTGACAGAAGCATATCCTGCGTACCGATCAGCACGGCACATTCTTCGGGATAAAGCGCCCAATCGCCACAGTCTGTGCCGCCCATGAGCACGTGAACTCCGACCTTGCCCTCATGGGAACCAGTTCCATTCCAGTAAATGCCAAGACGTTTCAGAGCATTCCGAACTTCCATTTCCGTCTGTTCCACCAGAACACGCATTGGCAGACACCAGACCAAACGACATGGACAACTCCATTCTTCTTTCTCAAAACGATTCCACAACCACGCACCCAATACTCCGACTGTTTTCCCAAGGCCGGTAGGGATACGGATCAGGCGATTTCCAAAGGCATCATCTAGTGCCAATTTTATTTGCCACGACCAAGGATCAACTTGGTCGGAGCCGTACATTTTTTGAAAAAATTCTTTGAACTCCATGTGATATTCCACCTTGTATCGTTTGCTATTCGGTCACTGCGATGCTTTTGGATTCTCGCCCCCCCATCCCATACCTCCCCACCATCCCCCTCACCTTCTCCATCGCCTCTTCCCTGAGCCACTCCGGCTCCAGCACCTCGAAATCCGCTCCCCAGCGCATGGCCCACCACAGCACTTCCCTGGGTTCCGTCGCCCGTACCTCGTAGACCAGCGAGTCGTCGGGGTTGTCTGTCAGGAGCTGGCTGGGGTTGTGGTACTCCTCTCGGATGTACGGCGCCGCGAAGGGTGAAAACCAGATGCGTACGGTCTCTGGCTCGCGTTCGGTGGCGAAGACGCGAAACGAGCTCAGGCGGCGCTCGTGGTAGGCGTAGTCGCGGTTGTTGGTGAAGGTGATTTCCGTCAGCCGTGCCCGGCGGATGCGGCATGCCTTGAAGCATCGCACTGCCCTGCGACCCCAGTGGTAGCCGTCCAGGTACAGCGCCCCATCCAGTACGTAGAGCTGGTAGGGGTCGACCTCGAACTCCTCGGGCTCGGCATGCGGTTTGGCGTAGGAGACCGCAATCCGCCTACGCTCGGTGACCGCCCTGAACAGCGTGTCCACGACCTGGCCCCGGCCGCCGACGTGCGCCGGCATTTCCGGCCCGCTCAAGAGCGCCGAACAGGCGGCGGCGACCGAGGCCTCGTTCACGGCCAGGAGCTTGGTGGCCGCCTTTCTCGCCCGCGAGGCCAGGAAGGATTCCTGCAGACCGCCCAGCCGACCCATGGCCAGGATGATGGCCAGGCGCTCGTCAAGGGTCAGATCCGGCGCTGTCAGGAAGGCGTCCTTCTCGATGACGTGCCGACGGGCCTTCCTGTCGAAACGAAAATCCATCCCGAGCCCCTTGAGCAGCGCACAGTACCTGCCGTAGGTCGACGTCCCGACGCCGAGTTCCTGCCGAAGCTCGCCCGGTGATTTTCCTGGTGTCGCCTTGATGGCCATGTACAGATACAAAACCCGCTCCAGCTTCGAAGAATCAAAACCATTTGCTCCCATCTCCTCGCTCTCCGTCCGGTTTCGCGGCAAGCACAAAAAAACAGATCTTCCCAGGCAGTGGGGATGATCCGTAAATCACAATGCATCGACAATAAAATATTCCTGAATTTGTTGCCGAATACTGTAGGGAATAACAAGAACAAAATTATGTATGACACAACTACAATACATAATACGTATCTAATTGATTACGGCCTGATATACATACTTAAAAATATTTAATCATTTAAAACTAATAACATAAACAAGATTTGATAGTATACAACGTCACAGAAATTTATCCGAAAGTTACGCACAATGCGGACTCCCTCCAGAAAGACATTCAATCGGAATCATCGTATCCACGAGTTTATCAGCATACGCAATCAAATGCTTACGAATATCGACCAGTATTGAATCTCTATAATACCGATCAATACTTAGTATATTTTGTATAAAAATACGGACAATGCAGTACTGGCGGAGGATTTAGCCGATAAGTGGTCGTTCTATCAGGCAATCCTCGAAAGGACAGACAGGTCTTGCGGGAGGAAGCGAGTCTGATCGTGGAAACAAAAAAGACCCCCCTGGAAACGACTTCCAGGGGGGTACAAGGAGGGGGAGGGACTTCTTTTTTCTCTACTTCAGGACGCTCAAGGTGGCCTTGGCTATGGCCAGTTCCTCGTTAGTGGGGATAACGAGGATGGCGACCTTGCTTCCGTCCGCCTGCACTGCCGTCGCGACTTTCTTGCGACCGGCGTTGAGGGCGGGATCAATGCTGATGCCGAGATGTTCGAGATTCGCGCAGACGCGGGCGCGGACGATTTCGTCATTCTCGCCGATGCCGGCGGTGAAGACCAGGGCGTCCAGAGGACCGGTCACGGCGTAATAGGCGCCGATATATTTCTTGATGCGGTAGACGAACATGTCCACGGCCAGGGCGGCCTTCTTGTCGCCCTTATCCGCCGCGGAATGAATGTCGCGCATGTCGTTCATGCCGCAGATGCCCTTGAGGCCGCTCTGCTTGTTCAAAATGGAGTCAACCTCATCCATGGAGAGGCCCTTTTCCTTCATGAGGAAAGGCAGGATGGCGGGATCGATGTCGCCGCTGCGGGTGCCCATCATTACGCCGGCCAGAGGGGTCAGACCCATGGAGGTGTCGATGCACTTGCCGCCGCGCACGGCTGCCATGCTGCAGCCGTTGCCCAAGTGCAGAGTGACCAGGTTCACTTCGTCCTCGGCCTTGCCGAGCATGGCCGCCGCCTGCTGCGCGACATAGCGGTGCGAGGTGCCGTGGAATCCGTAACGGCGGATCTTGAGCTCTTCGTACAGCTCGTAGGGGATCGGATACATGAAGGCTTCGGCGGGCATGGTCTGGTGGAATTCCGTGTCGAACACGGCCACCTGCGGCACACCGGCGAAAAGCTCGCGGGCGACCTCGATGCCGACCAGGTTGGCCGGGTTGTGCAGAGGCGAAAGATGACAGTTCTCGCGGATCTTCTCCACCACGTCGTCATCGATGAGCGTGCTCTGAAACAGAGTCTCGCCGCCCTGAACGACACGATGCCCGATGGCGTTGATTTCGGCGGAAGAGGCGATGACGCCGGTGTCCGCGCCCGTGACCAGATCGACCACGGTGTGCATGGCCGCGCGATGGTCAGGGAAGGCCACTTCACGCTCGACCTCGGCCTCGCGATCCGTGCCCGGCCAGGACTTCTGGCTGACCTTGCCCATGGTGTCGCCGATGCGCTCGACCAGGCCGGTGGTCATGACCGCGCCGTTATCCATGTCCAGAAGCTGGTATTTGAGGGAAGAACTCCCTGAATTGACTACAAATATCTTCATAATATCCTCTCTATATTAAACCTTTTTCGGCCTGGGCCTGAATGGCCGTGATGGCCACGGTGTTGACGATATCGGCGACGGTGCAAC from Desulfomicrobium apsheronum includes:
- a CDS encoding acetate kinase, whose amino-acid sequence is MKIFVVNSGSSSLKYQLLDMDNGAVMTTGLVERIGDTMGKVSQKSWPGTDREAEVEREVAFPDHRAAMHTVVDLVTGADTGVIASSAEINAIGHRVVQGGETLFQSTLIDDDVVEKIRENCHLSPLHNPANLVGIEVARELFAGVPQVAVFDTEFHQTMPAEAFMYPIPYELYEELKIRRYGFHGTSHRYVAQQAAAMLGKAEDEVNLVTLHLGNGCSMAAVRGGKCIDTSMGLTPLAGVMMGTRSGDIDPAILPFLMKEKGLSMDEVDSILNKQSGLKGICGMNDMRDIHSAADKGDKKAALAVDMFVYRIKKYIGAYYAVTGPLDALVFTAGIGENDEIVRARVCANLEHLGISIDPALNAGRKKVATAVQADGSKVAILVIPTNEELAIAKATLSVLK
- a CDS encoding helix-turn-helix transcriptional regulator, producing MGANGFDSSKLERVLYLYMAIKATPGKSPGELRQELGVGTSTYGRYCALLKGLGMDFRFDRKARRHVIEKDAFLTAPDLTLDERLAIILAMGRLGGLQESFLASRARKAATKLLAVNEASVAAACSALLSGPEMPAHVGGRGQVVDTLFRAVTERRRIAVSYAKPHAEPEEFEVDPYQLYVLDGALYLDGYHWGRRAVRCFKACRIRRARLTEITFTNNRDYAYHERRLSSFRVFATEREPETVRIWFSPFAAPYIREEYHNPSQLLTDNPDDSLVYEVRATEPREVLWWAMRWGADFEVLEPEWLREEAMEKVRGMVGRYGMGGRESKSIAVTE
- a CDS encoding CRISPR-associated helicase/endonuclease Cas3 — protein: MEFKEFFQKMYGSDQVDPWSWQIKLALDDAFGNRLIRIPTGLGKTVGVLGAWLWNRFEKEEWSCPCRLVWCLPMRVLVEQTEMEVRNALKRLGIYWNGTGSHEGKVGVHVLMGGTDCGDWALYPEECAVLIGTQDMLLSRALNRGYAASRARWPMEFGLLNSDTLWIMDEVQLMDVGLATSFQLQAFRNDDDCEAKMLRPTFSWWMSATLQPDWFCTSPDTKDLMLGMPVSTIPAPERSGNLWDVRKTCRTISMKSAKELARSVHKAHVERDKSRSAPTLVVMNTVDRAVEVYQELLGNVASETLRLVHSRFRPSERESWREEFLNKAACTPGTDRIIVATQVIEAGVDMSSTLLFTELAPWSSLVQRFGRCARWGGAAQVVVVDFNADKPDDIKKALPYGPEELAAARTALSDLQDVSPKSLEEFEEAYANIRDLYPYEPSHLLLRHEIEELFDTSPDLSGADIDISRFIRSGDERDLYVFWVDIPPKEQPADSIQPTRKELCAVPFMRAREWLCGKTQRLAAGNRAWVWDWQEGVWRTARSTYLYPGQTVLVAANCGGYDTACGWSPASMKHVVSLAGQPVTDANKADSAQDDDSLSQTGWQTIAGHSLAVAEEARDIAQMLVSELAHIFHLAGRVHDIGKAYPDFQLQIQRARDSIFHARTDIAKAPKLYWNTRQRPRGLRHELASTLALFAILQRHDQNHEALLGPWKELLDAAGMTVAPVPEVQLPPTDIEREILDLDAEDFNLLLYLVCAHHGKIRLVWHPCPADQKHKDGKVWIRGVMDGATLPSIPLYTKEQELSEVRECCLDLAPSAAGLNPHTGLGWTERILNLLVTIGHFNMAWLEAIMRAADQRASTRVIKDPLLGGGQ